A single window of Fervidicoccus fontis Kam940 DNA harbors:
- a CDS encoding GTPase produces the protein MKDSMKFLRKEKMLEMIRESDFVLETVDARNSLGTRSIKLEKLAFQLNKQFAILLNKIDIVPAEVVAECIKYFKDKGIIVIPISAEKNIGRGEVVNFLLEIKEKLGKEKIVGMIAGVPKTGKSSVINMLKKKDSANISPLPGKPGYTKSTSIYKISSGIYIYDTPGVFPDARDYIEKTIRSSPPEKLKDPVSIAVELIQKASNISKNALSKIYKIEWSGDPYSFLEALAKKRGWIERKSKEPIIDEAARTIIIDYLKGKLKIYKKCMQNS, from the coding sequence ATGAAAGATTCAATGAAGTTCCTAAGAAAGGAGAAAATGCTCGAAATGATCAGAGAAAGCGACTTTGTTTTAGAGACTGTAGATGCTAGAAACTCTCTAGGGACAAGGTCGATTAAGTTAGAAAAGCTTGCATTTCAATTGAATAAGCAGTTTGCCATCTTACTCAATAAAATAGACATAGTTCCAGCGGAAGTTGTCGCCGAATGCATTAAGTACTTTAAAGACAAAGGTATTATTGTGATACCAATTTCCGCAGAAAAGAACATAGGAAGGGGAGAAGTAGTCAATTTTCTTTTAGAAATTAAAGAAAAACTTGGAAAGGAAAAAATTGTTGGAATGATAGCAGGGGTACCTAAAACTGGAAAGTCTAGCGTTATCAATATGCTGAAAAAGAAGGACTCCGCCAATATAAGCCCATTGCCGGGAAAGCCCGGCTATACAAAATCCACTTCTATATATAAGATATCTTCAGGGATTTACATATATGACACGCCAGGTGTCTTTCCTGATGCGAGAGATTATATAGAAAAAACAATACGATCAAGCCCACCTGAGAAGTTAAAAGATCCTGTATCTATAGCTGTTGAGTTAATACAAAAAGCCAGTAATATCTCTAAGAATGCACTATCAAAAATTTATAAGATCGAATGGAGCGGAGATCCCTATTCCTTCTTAGAAGCCCTTGCTAAAAAGAGGGGATGGATAGAGAGAAAAAGTAAAGAACCGATAATTGATGAAGCTGCCAGAACTATTATTATTGATTATTTAAAGGGAAAGCTGAAAATATACAAAAAATGCATGCAGAACTCTTGA
- a CDS encoding transcriptional regulator codes for MSEGIADGTIKKLLKTLDEKGTANPGEIASITGLPRYYVLAAFQILKELGYVELIYSKGSHKVYKLSEKGSSILEDNIVTKKETAET; via the coding sequence ATGAGCGAAGGTATAGCTGATGGAACGATAAAAAAGCTGTTAAAAACACTTGATGAGAAGGGAACCGCTAACCCTGGCGAGATAGCTTCAATAACTGGACTGCCGAGATATTATGTATTAGCAGCATTTCAGATATTAAAGGAGCTTGGATACGTTGAGCTTATATATAGCAAGGGATCACACAAAGTTTATAAATTGAGCGAAAAAGGAAGCTCTATTCTAGAAGACAACATCGTAACAAAAAAGGAGACAGCAGAAACTTAG
- a CDS encoding acetate--CoA ligase family protein, with the protein MSEQIKKIVENAKSSGRKKLLEHESLAVLEAYNIPVAPYFFAKDENEAQRNIDKIGFPVVVKIVSPDIVHKSDVGGVIVNVNSKDELVNAIKSIRANVQKNAPSAEVTGFLVQKMMPKGGLEVIVGGIRDPVFDATVMFGLGGIFVEVLKDVSFRIAPITKEEALEMINEIKARKILEGYRGEAPRDKEAIADIIVKVSKLLYENQELKEMDVNPVIVYEKGAYAVDARFIL; encoded by the coding sequence ATGTCTGAACAGATTAAAAAAATAGTAGAAAATGCCAAAAGCAGCGGGAGAAAGAAGCTTTTAGAGCACGAATCTCTTGCAGTTCTTGAGGCCTATAATATACCAGTCGCGCCATACTTTTTTGCAAAAGATGAAAATGAAGCTCAAAGGAACATCGATAAAATTGGATTTCCTGTGGTTGTTAAAATAGTGTCGCCAGATATAGTTCACAAATCAGATGTTGGAGGAGTAATAGTTAACGTAAATTCAAAGGACGAGCTGGTAAATGCCATAAAAAGTATAAGAGCAAACGTTCAAAAAAATGCACCAAGTGCTGAAGTTACAGGCTTTCTTGTACAAAAGATGATGCCAAAGGGAGGACTTGAGGTCATAGTTGGAGGTATAAGGGATCCTGTATTTGATGCAACCGTCATGTTCGGTCTTGGCGGTATATTTGTAGAAGTATTAAAAGACGTCTCATTCAGAATTGCTCCAATTACTAAAGAAGAAGCCTTAGAAATGATAAATGAGATAAAGGCAAGGAAGATTTTAGAAGGATATAGAGGAGAGGCTCCAAGAGATAAAGAAGCAATAGCTGATATAATAGTTAAGGTCTCAAAACTACTGTATGAAAATCAAGAGCTTAAAGAAATGGACGTAAACCCAGTTATCGTTTATGAAAAGGGAGCATATGCCGTTGATGCAAGATTTATCCTCTAG
- a CDS encoding coiled-coil protein, whose product MGDSVGETLEKISEDIYNLKQEIATLKEERIGLIEDLKKIKEEKRNLIESSKSVFEEINKKKDEKNAILEEIKKLKSEKDEIAKKIEELKLVIKRYEELINKTPNGQSLSSLKKRIEQLTWKQQTTPMSIDEEKKLMQEIDRLTQLYNRLKDARDAESKLMEVKAEYTSLKIKFKDIKNSMQEKIKKFESIKKEISSLREKINGISQKIDQANKEITEISNRLNQLKASIDEKYEHLKKLQEESAKIKEEESKKKESEILEKKKKIAEEKLKKKERLTFEDLLALYGEEKDSEG is encoded by the coding sequence ATGGGAGATAGTGTAGGGGAGACTCTCGAAAAGATTAGCGAGGATATATATAATCTTAAGCAGGAAATAGCAACGCTAAAAGAAGAAAGGATAGGACTGATAGAGGATCTCAAAAAAATTAAAGAAGAAAAAAGAAATCTGATAGAGAGTAGCAAATCTGTATTTGAGGAGATAAATAAGAAGAAAGATGAAAAGAATGCAATACTTGAGGAGATAAAAAAGCTCAAGAGCGAAAAGGATGAAATTGCAAAGAAAATTGAAGAGTTAAAACTAGTCATAAAGAGATATGAGGAACTGATCAATAAAACTCCAAATGGTCAGTCGCTTTCCTCTTTGAAAAAAAGGATCGAGCAGCTGACTTGGAAGCAACAGACTACACCTATGAGCATAGATGAAGAAAAGAAACTGATGCAGGAAATAGATAGATTGACGCAACTCTACAATAGATTGAAGGACGCGAGGGATGCAGAGAGCAAATTAATGGAGGTTAAAGCAGAGTATACAAGTCTTAAGATAAAGTTTAAGGATATAAAAAATAGTATGCAAGAAAAGATCAAAAAGTTTGAATCTATTAAAAAAGAAATAAGCTCTCTAAGGGAGAAGATAAACGGAATATCGCAAAAAATCGATCAGGCAAACAAGGAAATTACTGAAATCAGCAATAGACTGAACCAGCTGAAGGCGTCTATCGATGAAAAATACGAGCATCTTAAAAAGCTTCAAGAGGAATCTGCGAAGATAAAAGAAGAAGAAAGCAAGAAAAAAGAGAGTGAAATACTCGAAAAGAAGAAGAAAATTGCCGAAGAAAAGCTTAAGAAAAAGGAAAGGCTAACTTTTGAGGATCTTCTAGCATTATATGGCGAAGAGAAAGATTCTGAAGGATAA
- the gatD gene encoding Glu-tRNA(Gln) amidotransferase subunit GatD, which produces MSEENKLLSPGIYVRIKTKDGAIIEGLIVQRYEIFDPGFITLKLKNGYNIGISIKKIESVELLNKEIEMRRGEGEIVPIFEKTESKGKEIHIISTGGTIASKIDYQTGGVKPVLTADELIEMIPELNSIAKFKSEILMSIFSENMNPKYWEKIAERVAEVLVKEPDTGVIITHGTDTLAYTSSALSFALRNIGSPIALVGSQRSSDRPSSDSPFNLIAASIYATSDICEPAVVMHGETSDSYALAHRGTRVRKMHTSRRDAFQSISSLPLAKIFPAEKKIEVIRKDAKICSKSGNLEAYTKFSENVSLLKYYPGMPGWIFEILAEKGIKGIVIEGSGLGHVSTEIIDSIKNVIDRGTIVVMTSQCIFGRVNMNVYSTGRLLKKIGIISGENMLSETAFVKLSWLLGNFKDEEEITRLFATNIAGEYEGRELLNYYPRWNHGEQ; this is translated from the coding sequence TTGAGTGAAGAAAATAAACTACTTTCTCCAGGAATCTATGTAAGGATAAAAACAAAAGATGGTGCAATAATAGAAGGCTTAATAGTACAGAGATACGAGATTTTCGATCCAGGATTTATAACTTTAAAGCTGAAAAATGGATACAATATTGGTATTTCCATTAAAAAAATTGAGTCGGTTGAACTTTTAAACAAAGAGATAGAGATGAGGAGAGGAGAAGGCGAAATAGTACCAATATTTGAAAAAACAGAATCGAAAGGAAAAGAAATTCACATCATATCTACAGGTGGAACTATTGCAAGCAAAATCGATTACCAGACAGGTGGAGTGAAACCGGTTTTAACTGCCGATGAACTAATTGAAATGATACCGGAGCTCAACAGCATAGCGAAGTTCAAAAGCGAAATACTTATGAGCATTTTCAGCGAGAACATGAATCCTAAATATTGGGAAAAAATAGCAGAAAGAGTTGCAGAAGTTCTAGTGAAAGAACCGGATACAGGAGTCATTATAACTCATGGAACAGACACTTTGGCATATACGTCTTCTGCCCTCAGTTTCGCTTTAAGAAATATCGGATCACCTATAGCTCTTGTCGGGTCTCAAAGAAGCAGCGATAGACCGAGCAGCGATTCTCCATTCAACCTGATTGCGGCATCAATCTATGCGACAAGCGATATATGCGAACCTGCAGTAGTTATGCACGGAGAAACTAGCGACAGCTATGCTTTAGCTCACAGAGGGACAAGGGTAAGAAAAATGCACACAAGCAGGAGAGACGCCTTTCAAAGTATCTCATCTCTACCATTGGCGAAGATATTTCCAGCTGAGAAAAAGATCGAAGTGATAAGAAAAGATGCAAAAATATGCAGTAAAAGCGGAAATCTGGAAGCATATACGAAGTTTTCTGAAAATGTATCTTTGCTTAAATACTACCCTGGCATGCCTGGATGGATTTTTGAAATTCTTGCAGAAAAAGGAATTAAAGGAATCGTTATAGAAGGAAGTGGGTTAGGACACGTATCTACTGAAATTATAGACAGCATAAAAAATGTGATAGATCGAGGTACGATAGTTGTCATGACATCGCAGTGCATCTTTGGGAGGGTCAACATGAATGTTTACAGCACAGGCAGGCTTTTAAAGAAGATCGGCATCATAAGTGGAGAAAATATGCTTTCTGAAACAGCGTTTGTTAAGCTTTCTTGGCTTTTAGGTAATTTTAAAGATGAAGAGGAGATTACAAGGCTCTTTGCTACAAATATTGCGGGAGAATATGAAGGAAGAGAACTATTAAACTACTATCCGAGGTGGAATCATGGAGAGCAGTAA
- the gatE gene encoding Glu-tRNA(Gln) amidotransferase subunit GatE, translating into MESSNNEIDFRKIGLKVGLEIHQQLKTERKLFCNCPISSEEGREELFERSLRPTTSEFGEVDIAAYFEWKKGRRYRYHAPHPSSCLVEADEEPPHEINREALEVVIGISKALGSIPVDEVHVMRKIVIDGSNTSGFQRTMLVSIGGRIEVEGKSYRIQTICLEEDAARKGEDEGNISHYIIDRLGIPLIEIATAPDIETPEEAQKVALYIGQLLRLSGKVKRGIGTIRQDLNISIEGGEKVEIKGVQELKILAKTVELEAMRQLRLLEIREELKKRGLSEQDVKLSPIDVTDILKRSQSKIVRANLSKPKGKALAQILHRFKGILGTEVQPNRRFGTELADYARFYGDVRGLFHSDELPNYGISKEEVEMIYNALGADREKDAFVLIVDEESKALKSMEAVINRVKYAFKGIPKETRVAMPDGTTKFLRPQPGAARMYPETDIPPIIITEEIMKSSEKYTPQTPEKKKEYYIKELGLSRALAEQMVMNESFDFFDELVEEFKGSIEPTTIASIMLVTMPALKREGLNVELIPERSIREIFSLFARRMITREGIEELLKQLSKKPEEKPEKIAKELGLLSLGEEEVRKIIEKVVEENMNVIREKGEKAEGILMGKAMQILRGKAPGSLVSKLIREKLSEILSKS; encoded by the coding sequence ATGGAGAGCAGTAATAATGAAATAGACTTTAGGAAAATAGGATTGAAAGTCGGCCTCGAAATTCACCAGCAGTTAAAAACAGAGAGGAAGCTTTTCTGTAACTGTCCAATAAGTTCAGAAGAAGGAAGAGAAGAACTGTTTGAAAGATCTCTTCGTCCAACAACCAGCGAATTTGGAGAAGTCGACATAGCGGCCTATTTTGAATGGAAAAAGGGAAGAAGGTATAGATATCATGCTCCTCATCCTTCAAGCTGTCTAGTTGAGGCTGATGAGGAACCTCCACATGAAATAAATAGAGAAGCGCTGGAAGTAGTCATAGGTATCTCAAAAGCTTTAGGATCTATTCCAGTTGACGAAGTTCATGTGATGAGGAAGATTGTTATAGATGGTTCAAACACATCAGGCTTTCAGAGGACAATGCTTGTATCCATTGGAGGAAGGATTGAAGTTGAGGGAAAAAGCTATAGGATACAAACCATTTGCCTAGAGGAAGATGCAGCAAGGAAAGGAGAAGATGAAGGAAACATATCTCATTATATTATAGATAGACTTGGAATACCGCTTATAGAGATAGCTACAGCACCTGACATCGAAACTCCTGAGGAAGCCCAGAAGGTCGCTTTATATATTGGGCAGCTACTCAGACTCAGCGGAAAAGTGAAAAGAGGCATAGGTACAATAAGACAGGATCTGAATATTTCAATAGAGGGAGGAGAAAAGGTAGAGATAAAAGGGGTTCAGGAGCTGAAAATACTCGCAAAGACAGTTGAGCTCGAAGCTATGAGGCAGTTAAGACTTCTTGAAATTAGGGAGGAGCTCAAGAAAAGAGGGCTTTCAGAACAAGATGTTAAGTTATCTCCTATTGATGTCACTGATATACTGAAAAGGAGTCAGAGCAAAATTGTGAGGGCAAATCTGTCAAAGCCAAAAGGAAAGGCATTAGCTCAGATATTGCACAGGTTTAAAGGGATCTTAGGTACCGAGGTTCAACCGAACAGAAGATTCGGTACAGAACTGGCTGATTATGCAAGGTTTTATGGTGATGTAAGGGGACTATTTCACAGCGATGAGTTGCCTAATTACGGAATATCAAAAGAAGAAGTTGAAATGATTTACAATGCGCTAGGGGCAGATAGGGAAAAAGATGCATTTGTGTTAATAGTAGACGAGGAGAGCAAGGCGCTGAAATCTATGGAAGCGGTTATTAATAGAGTGAAATATGCCTTTAAGGGTATTCCAAAAGAAACGAGAGTTGCCATGCCTGATGGAACTACAAAGTTTTTGAGGCCCCAGCCAGGGGCGGCAAGGATGTACCCAGAGACTGATATACCGCCGATAATAATTACAGAGGAAATTATGAAAAGCTCTGAAAAGTACACACCCCAGACTCCTGAAAAGAAAAAGGAATACTACATAAAGGAGTTGGGATTAAGCAGAGCTCTAGCAGAACAAATGGTAATGAACGAATCCTTCGACTTTTTCGATGAGCTTGTCGAAGAGTTCAAAGGATCAATTGAGCCAACTACAATAGCCTCGATTATGCTAGTAACAATGCCGGCATTAAAAAGAGAAGGATTAAATGTAGAATTAATACCTGAACGAAGCATCAGAGAGATATTCTCGTTATTTGCAAGAAGGATGATTACTAGAGAAGGGATTGAGGAGCTTTTGAAGCAACTGAGCAAAAAACCTGAGGAAAAGCCGGAAAAAATCGCAAAAGAGCTTGGTCTTCTTTCGCTAGGAGAGGAAGAGGTAAGAAAAATAATAGAAAAAGTCGTTGAAGAAAACATGAATGTGATAAGAGAAAAAGGAGAAAAGGCTGAAGGAATTTTAATGGGTAAGGCAATGCAAATACTTAGGGGAAAAGCTCCTGGTAGCTTAGTATCAAAATTAATAAGAGAAAAGCTCAGCGAGATTCTTTCGAAAAGCTAG